A genomic segment from Ciconia boyciana chromosome 5, ASM3463844v1, whole genome shotgun sequence encodes:
- the MSMO1 gene encoding methylsterol monooxygenase 1: protein MAMNDSINILNSAYLAVEYIDSFLPDNPLQQPFKNAWNYMLDNYTKFQIATWGSLIVHEVSYFLLCVPGFVFQFIPYMQKYKIQQDKPETWEKQWKCFKTLLFNHFFIQLPLICGTYYFTEYFNIPYEWEEMPRWYILVAQCFGCAVIEDAWHYFLHRLLHHKRIYKYIHKVHHEFVSPFGMQAEYAHPLETLILGTGFFIGIVVFCNHVILLWAWVICRLMETIDVHSGYDVPLNPLHLVPFYAGARFHDFHHMNFIGNYASTFTWWDRIFGTDSQFIAYKEKEKKQQLITKKKAN from the exons ATGGCAATGAACGACAGCATTAATATCTTGAACTCTGCTTATCTGGCGGTGGAATATATAGACTCTTTCTTGCCTGACAATCCCTTACAgcaaccatttaaaaatgcctGGAATTATATGCTGGATAACTACACAAAGTTCCAGATTGCGACTTGGGGATCACTTATAGTTCATGAAGTTTCATACTTCTTGCTCTGTGTACCTGGATTTGTCTTTCAGTTCATACCGTACATGCAGAAGTACAAAATTCAGCAG GATAAACCAGAAACATGGGAAAAACAGTGGAAGTGTTTCAAAACACTCCTCTTCAATCACTTTTTCATTCAGCTTCCTCTGATTTGTGGCACCTATTATTTTACAGAGTATTTTAACATCCCATATGAGTGGGAAGAGATGCCTAGATG gtatattCTGGTTGCCCAGTGTTTTGGATGTGCAGTGATTGAGGATGCCTGGCACTATTTCCTGCATAGATTGCTGCATCACAAGAGAATATACAAGTATATCCATAAGGTTCACCATGAGTTTGTT TCTCCATTTGGAATGCAAGCAGAATATGCACATCCTCTGGAAACACTTATCCTTGGAACTGGCTTTTTTATTGGAATTGTTGTTTTCTGTAACCATGTGATTCTTCTGTGGGCATGGGTGATATGTCGCTTGATGGAAACCATTGACGTACACAG TGGCTATGATGTTCCACTGAACCCTCTTCATTTGGTGCCTTTCTATGCTGGGGCCCGTTTTCATGATTTCCATCACATGAACTTTATCGGCAATTACGCTTCAACCTTCACGTGGTGGGACAGAATCTTTGGTACAGACTCTCAATTCATTGcctataaagaaaaagagaagaagcaaCAACTCATAACGAAGAAGAAGGCTAACTAA